In Callithrix jacchus isolate 240 chromosome 18, calJac240_pri, whole genome shotgun sequence, one DNA window encodes the following:
- the LOC128930164 gene encoding uncharacterized protein LOC128930164 isoform X4 yields MAAPGRACSRQTTEVNFPDIVENSFTQQEETKPSFRDSKNRLLLSQVAYFQNYQLKTDKDGKDDDEEQKYRDRKNKLFLSQVAYYLGCRHKTEVPGFLCCAQKVNMVASGRPPFRINREVNVPEGIEKSGSQQEENKPNVGASKNRLLLSQVAYFQNYRMKTDDDREDHDEQKYRDSKNKLLMSQVAYYLACRLRMKVPGFLYCYPNSRVDSGKLPSRKDPELNVPEAIEKSCSQREDNKPDVGVKKNGCLLSEVNYSLNYRLRTYAGEDDDEERRYGDSKKKLLVSRVVYSLACQLTTEVPGFPCSAPNVITVASGRAVAGRIPGVNVPEAIEKSCSRREDNKPDVGVRRNRCLLSEVDYSLNYGLRAYDAREDDDEERRYGDSKKKLLVSRVVYSLACQLTTEVPGFPCSAPNVITVASGRAVAGRIPGVNVPEAIEKSCSRREDNKPDVGVRRNRCLLSEVDYSLNYGLRAYDAREDDDEERRYGDSKKKLLVSRVVYSLACQLTTEVPGFPCSAPNVITVASGRAVAGRIPGVNVPEAIEKSCSRREDNKPDVGVRRNRCLLSEVDYSLNYGLRAYDAREDDDEERRYGDSKKKLLVSRVVYSLACQLTTEVPGFPCSAPNVITVASGRAVAGRIPGVNVPEAIEKSCSRREDNKPDVGVRRNRCLLSEVDYSLNYGLRAYDAREDDDEERRYGDSKKKLLVSRVVYSLACQLTTEVPGFPCSAPNVITVASGRAVAGRIPGVNVPEAIEKSCSRREDNKPDVGVRRNRCLLSEVDYSLNYGLRAYDAREDDDEERRYGDSKKKLLVSRVVYSLACQLTTEVPGFPCSAPNVITVASGRAVAGRIPGVNVPEAIEKSCSRREDNKPDVGVRRNRCLLSEVDYSLNYGLRAYDAREDDDEERRYGDSKKKLLVSRVVYSLACQLTTEVPGFPCSAPNVITVASGRAVAGRIPGVNVPEAIEKSCSRREDNKPDVGVRRNRCLLSEVDYSLNYGLRAYDAREDDDEERRYGDSKKKLLVSRVVYSLACQLTTEVPGFPCSAPNVITVASGRAVAGRIPGVNVPEAIEKSCSRREDNKPDVGVRRNRCLLSEVDYSLNYGLRAYDAREDDDEERRYGDSKKKLLVSRVVYSLACQLTTEVPGFPCSAPNVITVASGRAVAGRIPGVNVPEAIEKSCSRREDNKPDVGVRRNRCLLSEVDYSLNYGLRAYDAREDDDEERRYGDSKKKLLVSRVVYSLACQLTTEVPGFPCSAPNVITVASGRAVAGRIPGVNVPEAIEKSCSRREDNKPDVGVRRNRCLLSEVDYSLNYGLRAYDAREDDDEERRYGDSKKKLLVSRVVYSLACQLTTEVPGFPCSAPNVITVASGRAVAGRIPGVNVPEAIEKSCSRREDNKPDVGVRRNRCLLSEVDYSLNYGLRAYGDQDYNEKRKYREKKNKHFTSQAAFCLGSRLKTKVPGFLCSAPNVHMVASGRPSRINPEVNVPEGTEKFCSQQEENKPNAGTTENRLLLSQVAYFQNYRLKSYKDRKGHDEEQKYRDRKKKLVMSQVAYYLCCRHKTEVPGFLLSASNISKVASGRPPYRKYTEVNVPEGIEKSCSQQENNKPNVPVSKNRCLLSEANYSLNCRLKTYNDQKDHDEEQKCRDSKNKHLRSQAAYYLDCRLKTEGSQGDVEEEEEKGPVPPRNLQESVEEEAPQESWDEGDSTLSVPPGPSAFNETLRSNFHSLEDQQVISAVDIDSSAWSWWKQKNLKSSGTHWMYCIQLMQLILSFISHARLTHMLFFICGRVCSLVFGHGQ; encoded by the exons ATGGCGGCACCTGGCAGGGCGTGTTCCAGGCAAACCACAGAGGTGAACTTTCCTGATATCGTTGAGAATTCCTTCACCCAGCAGGAAGAGACCAAACCGAGTTTCAGAGACAGCAAAAATAGACTTCTTCTGAGCCAGGTGGCCTACTTCCAGAATTACCAGCTGAAGACAGACA aAGATGGAAAAGATGACGATGaagaacagaaatacagagaccgcaaaaataaactttttttgagTCAAGTGGCCTACTACCTGGGCTGCCGGCATAAGACGGAAG tccctggctttCTGTGTTGTGCCCAAAAAGTCAACATGGTGGCATCTGGCAGGCCTCCTTTTAGAATAAACCGAGAGGTGAACGTTCCAGAAGGCATTGAGAAATCCGGCTcacaacaggaagaaaacaaaccaaatgtcgGAGCCAGCAAAAACAGACTTCTTCTGAGCCAGGTGGCCTACTTCCAGAACTACCGGATGAAGACAGACG ATGATCGAGAAGATCACGATGAACAAAAAtacagagacagcaaaaataaacttcttatgagTCAAGTGGCCTACTACCTGGCCTGCCGGCTGAGGATGAAAG TCCCTGGCTTTCTGTATTGTTACCCAAACAGCAGAGTGGATTCCGGTAAACTTCCTTCCAGAAAAGACCCAGAGCTGAACGTTCCAGAAGCCATTGAGAAATCGTGCTCCCAGCGGGAAGATAACAAACCGGATGTTGGCGTCAAGAAAAATGGATGTCTTCTGAGTGAGGTGAACTACTCCCTGAACTACCGGCTGAGGACATACG CTGGAGAAGATGACGATGAGGAGCGGAGATACGGAGACAGCAAAAAGAAACTGCTCGTGAGTCGAGTGGTCTACTCCCTGGCCTGTCAGCTGACGACGGAAG TCCCTGGCTTTCCGTGTTCTGCCCCGAATGTCATCACGGTGGCATCTGGCAGGGCTGTTGCCGGAAGAATCCCAGGGGTGAACGTTCCAGAAGCcattgagaaatcctgctccCGGCGGGAAGATAACAAACCGGATGTCGGAGTCCGCCGAAATAGATGTCTTCTGAGTGAGGTGGACTACTCCCTGAACTACGGGCTGAGGGCATACG aCGCTCGAGAAGATGACGATGAGGAGCGGAGATACGGAGACAGCAAAAAGAAACTGCTCGTGAGTCGAGTGGTCTACTCCCTGGCCTGTCAGCTGACGACGGAAG TCCCTGGCTTTCCGTGTTCTGCCCCGAATGTCATCACGGTGGCATCTGGCAGGGCTGTTGCCGGAAGAATCCCAGGGGTGAACGTTCCAGAAGCcattgagaaatcctgctccCGGCGGGAAGATAACAAACCGGATGTCGGAGTCCGCCGAAATAGATGTCTTCTGAGTGAGGTGGACTACTCCCTGAACTACGGGCTGAGGGCATACG aCGCTCGAGAAGATGACGATGAGGAGCGGAGATACGGAGACAGCAAAAAGAAACTGCTCGTGAGTCGAGTGGTCTACTCCCTGGCCTGTCAGCTGACGACGGAAG TCCCTGGCTTTCCGTGTTCTGCCCCGAATGTCATCACGGTGGCATCTGGCAGGGCTGTTGCCGGAAGAATCCCAGGGGTGAACGTTCCAGAAGCcattgagaaatcctgctccCGGCGGGAAGATAACAAACCGGATGTCGGAGTCCGCCGAAATAGATGTCTTCTGAGTGAGGTGGACTACTCCCTGAACTACGGGCTGAGGGCATACG aCGCTCGAGAAGATGACGATGAGGAGCGGAGATACGGAGACAGCAAAAAGAAACTGCTCGTGAGTCGAGTGGTCTACTCCCTGGCCTGTCAGCTGACGACGGAAG TCCCTGGCTTTCCGTGTTCTGCCCCGAATGTCATCACGGTGGCATCTGGCAGGGCTGTTGCCGGAAGAATCCCAGGGGTGAACGTTCCAGAAGCcattgagaaatcctgctccCGGCGGGAAGATAACAAACCGGATGTCGGAGTCCGCCGAAATAGATGTCTTCTGAGTGAGGTGGACTACTCCCTGAACTACGGGCTGAGGGCATACG aCGCTCGAGAAGATGACGATGAGGAGCGGAGATACGGAGACAGCAAAAAGAAACTGCTCGTGAGTCGAGTGGTCTACTCCCTGGCCTGTCAGCTGACGACGGAAG TCCCTGGCTTTCCGTGTTCTGCCCCGAATGTCATCACGGTGGCATCTGGCAGGGCTGTTGCCGGAAGAATCCCAGGGGTGAACGTTCCAGAAGCcattgagaaatcctgctccCGGCGGGAAGATAACAAACCGGATGTCGGAGTCCGCCGAAATAGATGTCTTCTGAGTGAGGTGGACTACTCCCTGAACTACGGGCTGAGGGCATACG aCGCTCGAGAAGATGACGATGAGGAGCGGAGATACGGAGACAGCAAAAAGAAACTGCTCGTGAGTCGAGTGGTCTACTCCCTGGCCTGTCAGCTGACGACGGAAG TCCCTGGCTTTCCGTGTTCTGCCCCGAATGTCATCACGGTGGCATCTGGCAGGGCTGTTGCCGGAAGAATCCCAGGGGTGAACGTTCCAGAAGCcattgagaaatcctgctccCGGCGGGAAGATAACAAACCGGATGTCGGAGTCCGCCGAAATAGATGTCTTCTGAGTGAGGTGGACTACTCCCTGAACTACGGGCTGAGGGCATACG aCGCTCGAGAAGATGACGATGAGGAGCGGAGATACGGAGACAGCAAAAAGAAACTGCTCGTGAGTCGAGTGGTCTACTCCCTGGCCTGTCAGCTGACGACGGAAG TCCCTGGCTTTCCGTGTTCTGCCCCGAATGTCATCACGGTGGCATCTGGCAGGGCTGTTGCCGGAAGAATCCCAGGGGTGAACGTTCCAGAAGCcattgagaaatcctgctccCGGCGGGAAGATAACAAACCGGATGTCGGAGTCCGCCGAAATAGATGTCTTCTGAGTGAGGTGGACTACTCCCTGAACTACGGGCTGAGGGCATACG aCGCTCGAGAAGATGACGATGAGGAGCGGAGATACGGAGACAGCAAAAAGAAACTGCTCGTGAGTCGAGTGGTCTACTCCCTGGCCTGTCAGCTGACGACGGAAG TCCCTGGCTTTCCGTGTTCTGCCCCGAATGTCATCACGGTGGCATCTGGCAGGGCTGTTGCCGGAAGAATCCCAGGGGTGAACGTTCCAGAAGCcattgagaaatcctgctccCGGCGGGAAGATAACAAACCGGATGTCGGAGTCCGCCGAAATAGATGTCTTCTGAGTGAGGTGGACTACTCCCTGAACTACGGGCTGAGGGCATACG aCGCTCGAGAAGATGACGATGAGGAGCGGAGATACGGAGACAGCAAAAAGAAACTGCTCGTGAGTCGAGTGGTCTACTCCCTGGCCTGTCAGCTGACGACGGAAG TCCCTGGCTTTCCGTGTTCTGCCCCGAATGTCATCACGGTGGCATCTGGCAGGGCTGTTGCCGGAAGAATCCCAGGGGTGAACGTTCCAGAAGCcattgagaaatcctgctccCGGCGGGAAGATAACAAACCGGATGTCGGAGTCCGCCGAAATAGATGTCTTCTGAGTGAGGTGGACTACTCCCTGAACTACGGGCTGAGGGCATACG aCGCTCGAGAAGATGACGATGAGGAGCGGAGATACGGAGACAGCAAAAAGAAACTGCTCGTGAGTCGAGTGGTCTACTCCCTGGCCTGTCAGCTGACGACGGAAG TCCCTGGCTTTCCGTGTTCTGCCCCGAATGTCATCACGGTGGCATCTGGCAGGGCTGTTGCCGGAAGAATCCCAGGGGTGAACGTTCCAGAAGCcattgagaaatcctgctccCGGCGGGAAGATAACAAACCGGATGTCGGAGTCCGCCGAAATAGATGTCTTCTGAGTGAGGTGGACTACTCCCTGAACTACGGGCTGAGGGCATACG aCGCTCGAGAAGATGACGATGAGGAGCGGAGATACGGAGACAGCAAAAAGAAACTGCTCGTGAGTCGAGTGGTCTACTCCCTGGCCTGTCAGCTGACGACGGAAG TCCCTGGCTTTCCGTGTTCTGCCCCGAATGTCATCACGGTGGCATCTGGCAGGGCTGTTGCCGGAAGAATCCCAGGGGTGAACGTTCCAGAAGCcattgagaaatcctgctccCGGCGGGAAGATAACAAACCGGATGTCGGAGTCCGCCGAAATAGATGTCTTCTGAGTGAGGTGGACTACTCCCTGAACTACGGGCTGAGGGCATACG GTGATCAAGATTATAATGAAAAacggaaatacagagaaaagaaaaataagcattttacaaGTCAAGCGGCCTTCTGCCTGGGCTCTCGGCTGAAGACGAAAG TCCCTGGCTTTCTGTGTTCTGCCCCAAACGTCCACATGGTGGCGTCTGGCAGGCCTTCCAGAATAAACCCAGAGGTGAATGTTCCAGAAGGCACTGAGAAGTTCTGCTcacaacaggaagaaaacaaaccaaatgctGGAACCACCGAAAATAGACTTCTTCTGAGTCAGGTGGCCTACTTCCAGAACTACCGGCTGAAGTCATACA AAGATCGAAAAGGTCACGACGaagaacagaaatacagagacaggaaaaagaaacttGTTATGAGTCAAGTTGCCTACTACCTGTGCTGCCGGCATAAGACGGAAG tccctggctttCTGTTATCTGCTTCAAACATCAGCAAGGTGGCATCTGGCCGGCCTCCTTACAGAAAATACACAGAGGTGAACGTTCCAGAAGGcattgagaaatcctgctcccagcaagaaaataacaaaccgAATGTCCCAGTCAGCAAAAATAGATGTCTTCTGAGTGAGGCGAACTACTCCCTGAACTGCCGGCTGAAGACCTACA aTGATCAAAAAGATCATgatgaagaacagaaatgcagagacagcaaaaataaacatcttAGGAGTCAAGCGGCCTACTACCTGGACTGCCGGCTGAAGACGGAAG GAAGTCAAGGTGAtgttgaggaagaggaggagaaagggccaGTGCCCCCCAG GAATCTGCAGGAGTCTGTGGAGGAGGAAGCCCCGCAGGAGTCCTGGGATGAAGGTGATTCGACTCTCTCAGTTCCTCCTGGCCCATCTGCCTTCAATGAGACTTTGAGGAGCAACTTCCACTCATTAGAGGACCAGCAAGTCATCTCGGCTGTTGACATAGACA gcTCAGCATGGAGCTGGTGGAAGCAGAAGAACCTGAAGTCTTCCGGTACTCACTGGATGTATTGTATTCAACTTATGCAGCTTATCCTGAGTTTTATTTCACATGCCAGGCTTAcacatatgttattttttatttgtggaaGAGTGTGTTCGCTTGTCTTTGGACATGGACAGTAG